AGCAACACCATTAGTACTTTCTGTACATACCATTGTATCCTTTGACTTCGCAACGTCGGTTATCCCAGGTTGGCATACAACCATTTTCCCTCCGTACTTTGTTGCAGGTGCAATTTTCTCTGGTTTTGCCATGGTAAATACCTTATTAATTATCATGCGTAAAGTAGCTAATTTAGAAGATTATATTACCGTTCAACATATTGAGTTAATGAACATCGTTATCATGCTTACAGGTTCTATTGTGGGTGTGGCTTACATAACGGAGTTATTTGTAGCTTGGTATTCTGGTGTGGAATATGAACAATACGCTTTCTTAAACAGAGCAACAGGACCTTACTGGTGGGCTTACCTATTCATGATGAGTTTTAATGTGTTCTCTCCACAGTTTATGTGGTTCAAGAAATTACGTACCAGTATTATGTTTTCATTCTTTATCTCTATTATCGTTAACATAGGTATGTGGTTTGAGCGTTTTGTAATTATTGTAACATCATTACACCGTGATTACTTACCATCTTCTTGGACAATGTTCTCACCAACATTTGTTGATATTGGAATATTTATTGGAACTATTGGGTTCTTCTTTGTGTTGTTCTTATTATATGCTAGAACATTCCCTGTAATTGCGCAAGCTGAAGTAAAAACAATCTTGAAATCATCAGGTGAGCGTTATAAGAATATTAGAGAGCGTGGAGATAGTCTTGTTGGAACCGGATCAGATGCTAGAACATCTGGTATTGTTAAAGCAAAACCAGTTTCACCTGTAGTGCCTCCAGTGGATCGCACAGAAAAAACAAAAAATCTGCTAGAAAACATTGGTAAGTTTGACCCAACAATTCAAACGGCTGATGACCTTCAAAAAATTAATGGTATTGGACCAAAGATGGAAGAAGTACTTAATAGTATCGGGATTTTCACATACTTGCAAGTAAGTAGAATGACGAAAATAGAATACGATTTGTTGGACGAAATTACAGGTTCATTCCCAGGAAGAGCCGAACGTGATGATTGGTCTGGACAAGCTAACCAAATAATAAACGAAGCGTAGATAATGGAAACATCAAAAGTAATTCACGCTATTTATACAGATGACGACGTATTAATGTTGGCTGTTAAAAGAGTTAAAGCTGAAAAGCATCATATTGAAGAAGTATTTACACCTTTTCCAGTTCACGGACTAGATAAAGCTATGGGATTAGCTCCAACGCGTTTGGCTATAACATCATTTATTTACGGCTGTATTGGTTTAGCAGTTTCTATAGTAATGATGAACTTTATAATGATTGAAGATTGGCCTCAAGATATTGGAGGAAAACCAAGTTTTAGTTATATTGAAAATATGCCAGCGTTTGTACCTATTATGTTTGAGTTAACGATATTTTTCGCTGCGCACCTAATGGTAATTACATTTTACTTACGTAGTAGGTTGTGGCCATTTAAAAACGCAGAAAATCCTGACCCAAGAACAACCGATGATCATTTCTTAATGGAAATTGCAATTCATAACAATCAACTTGAATTAGAAAATTTACTGAAAGAAACTGGTGCAGTTGAAATTAACATTGTTGAAAAAGTAGAAGCACATTAATATGAAGGCCTTAATAAAAATAACAATTATAGCATTAGTATTAGTAACGATTGTGTCGTGTAAAAATGATTCCTCTCGTAATTACGAATACATGCCAAATATGTATCAATCGGTTGGCTATGAAACGTATTCTGAAACTAGCGCATTTAGAAATGGTGTAGAAGCGCAATTGCCAGCAGAAGGATCAGTACCAAGAGGTCATATACCTTTTGATATTGATAATACTTTAGATGGTTTTAATGAAGCTAAAGCTACTTTAAAGAATCCTATAGACTCCCTCCAATTTGATAAGATAAGAGGAAAGGAACTTTATGATATTTACTGTGGAATTTGTCACGGAACTAAAGGTGATGGACAAGGCAATTTAGTGAAACGTGAAAAAATTCTTGGTATTCCAAGCTTTGACGATGTGGGAAGAGCTATAACCGAAGGTAGTATTTACCATACTATTTATTATGGTAAAAATGCCATGGGTTCATATGCTAACCAATTGAATGAGGAAGAGCGTTGGCAAGTAACCGCTTATGTATTAGAGTTGAAAGCCAATTTAGAAAAATAAGATAGATAAAGATTATATATAGATATGTACACATTCTCAAATAGATTAAAGACATTTTCTATTGCCCTAATTATAATTGGAGCAATAGGTGTTGTTTATGGTTTTATGACATCTCATAAATCTTTTGAAGACGTTGAAACGATGTTGGCTGCAGAAGCTGCA
Above is a window of Bizionia sp. M204 DNA encoding:
- the nrfD gene encoding NrfD/PsrC family molybdoenzyme membrane anchor subunit, whose product is MASHYEAPIRRPLVTGEKSYHDVTVDVARPVEGKANKSWWIVFSIALIAFLWGVGCIIYTVSTGIGTWGLNKTVGWAWDITNFVWWVGIGHAGTLISAVLLLFRQKWRMAINRSAEAMTIFAVVQAGLFPIIHMGRPWLAYWVLPIPNQFGSLWVNFNSPLLWDVFAISTYLSVSLVFWWTGLLPDFAMLRDRAVKPFQKKIYSLLSFGWTGRAKDWQRFEEVSLVLAGLATPLVLSVHTIVSFDFATSVIPGWHTTIFPPYFVAGAIFSGFAMVNTLLIIMRKVANLEDYITVQHIELMNIVIMLTGSIVGVAYITELFVAWYSGVEYEQYAFLNRATGPYWWAYLFMMSFNVFSPQFMWFKKLRTSIMFSFFISIIVNIGMWFERFVIIVTSLHRDYLPSSWTMFSPTFVDIGIFIGTIGFFFVLFLLYARTFPVIAQAEVKTILKSSGERYKNIRERGDSLVGTGSDARTSGIVKAKPVSPVVPPVDRTEKTKNLLENIGKFDPTIQTADDLQKINGIGPKMEEVLNSIGIFTYLQVSRMTKIEYDLLDEITGSFPGRAERDDWSGQANQIINEA
- a CDS encoding DUF3341 domain-containing protein, whose amino-acid sequence is METSKVIHAIYTDDDVLMLAVKRVKAEKHHIEEVFTPFPVHGLDKAMGLAPTRLAITSFIYGCIGLAVSIVMMNFIMIEDWPQDIGGKPSFSYIENMPAFVPIMFELTIFFAAHLMVITFYLRSRLWPFKNAENPDPRTTDDHFLMEIAIHNNQLELENLLKETGAVEINIVEKVEAH
- a CDS encoding cytochrome c; its protein translation is MKALIKITIIALVLVTIVSCKNDSSRNYEYMPNMYQSVGYETYSETSAFRNGVEAQLPAEGSVPRGHIPFDIDNTLDGFNEAKATLKNPIDSLQFDKIRGKELYDIYCGICHGTKGDGQGNLVKREKILGIPSFDDVGRAITEGSIYHTIYYGKNAMGSYANQLNEEERWQVTAYVLELKANLEK